A genomic stretch from Telopea speciosissima isolate NSW1024214 ecotype Mountain lineage chromosome 7, Tspe_v1, whole genome shotgun sequence includes:
- the LOC122666768 gene encoding zinc transporter 4, chloroplastic-like isoform X1, which produces MSSFFLEDIKPLLYFKNVGGRFHVLSETLSQFVSESMATTNCGDTKKSEDCRDDSEALVLKMIAIAAILTAGIIGVATPLVGKNRKFLRTNGELFVVAKALAAGVILATGFVHMLPDGASALSDPCLPKNPWSKFPFAGFIAMIASLITLMFDFVATQFYERKQEKENTEAIDEIGGDGSLDTISDFGIVPVTEKETDGTKVLGEEEGGGMHIVGIHAHAAHHRHSHSHDQHVEGEASHVHSHSHGFGDGDEEESGARHVVVSQILEFGIVSHSVIIGLSLGVSQSPCTIRPLVAALSFHQFFEGFALGGCISQAQFNTLSSTLMACFFAITTPAGIGLGTGLASFYNPNSPRALAVEGILDSISAGILVYMALVDLIAADFLSKKMRCNFRLQVVSYFALFLGALLMSSLAIWA; this is translated from the exons ATGTCTTCATTTTTCttggag GATATCAAACCTCTGCTTTACTTCAAAAATGTTGGCGGTAGATTTCATGTTTTATCAG AAACTCTTTCACAGTTTGTCTCCGAATCCATGGCTACAACGAATTGTGGCGATACAAAAAAATCCGAAGATTGCCGAGACGACTCAGAAGCTTTGGTTCTTAAGATGATTGCTATTGCCGCAATCCTCACCGCCGGTATTATTGGTGTCGCAACTCCTCTCGTTGGAAAGAATCGTAAATTCCTACGCACAAATGGGGAATTATTCGTCGTCGCAAAGGCTTTAGCAGCGGGAGTAATTCTGGCGACCGGTTTCGTTCACATGCTTCCCGACGGTGCGTCTGCGCTTTCCGATCCCTGCCTGCCTAAAAATCCATGGTCGAAATTCCCCTTCGCAGGGTTCATCGCCATGATTGCTTCGCTGATCACGCTTATGTTCGATTTCGTTGCAACTCAGTTTTACGAAAGGAAACAGGAGAAGGAGAACACAGAAGCGATCGATGAAATCGGGGGGGACGGATCGTTGGACACGATTTCTGATTTTGGAATCGTTCCGGTGACGGAGAAGGAGACGGATGGGACGAAAGTGttgggagaagaggaaggaggagggatGCACATCGTTGGGATCCACGCACACGCGGCGCATCATAGGCATAGCCACTCGCATGATCAACACGTGGAAGGGGAGGCCTCGCACGTGCACTCTCATTCGCACGGGTTCGGAGACGGTGACGAGGAAGAAAGTGGTGCTAGGCACGTCGTCGTCTCACAG ATACTGGAATTTGGAATAGTGTCACACTCGGTGATAATAGGGCTATCGCTGGGCGTGTCGCAGAGCCCATGCACCATAAGACCACTGGTTGCGGCGCTGTCATTCCATCAGTTCTTCGAAGGGTTTGCACTCGGAGGTTGCATCTCCCAGGCGCAGTTCAATACGCTGTCCTCGACACTGATGGCTTGCTTCTTCGCTATCACAACCCCTGCAGGGATAGGGTTGGGGACGGGTCTGGCTTCATTCTACAATCCAAACAGCCCAAGGGCGCTTGCAGTGGAAGGTATATTGGACTCCATCTCTGCAGGGATCCTCGTCTACATGGCTTTGGTCGACCTCATTGCTGCTGATTTCCTTAGCAAGAAGATGAGATGCAACTTCCGTCTCCAAGTAGTCTCCTATTTTGCTCTCTTCCTCGGCGCTTTATTGATGTCTTCTCTTGCCATCTGGGCTTAA
- the LOC122666768 gene encoding zinc transporter 4, chloroplastic-like isoform X2: MLAVDFMFYQFVSESMATTNCGDTKKSEDCRDDSEALVLKMIAIAAILTAGIIGVATPLVGKNRKFLRTNGELFVVAKALAAGVILATGFVHMLPDGASALSDPCLPKNPWSKFPFAGFIAMIASLITLMFDFVATQFYERKQEKENTEAIDEIGGDGSLDTISDFGIVPVTEKETDGTKVLGEEEGGGMHIVGIHAHAAHHRHSHSHDQHVEGEASHVHSHSHGFGDGDEEESGARHVVVSQILEFGIVSHSVIIGLSLGVSQSPCTIRPLVAALSFHQFFEGFALGGCISQAQFNTLSSTLMACFFAITTPAGIGLGTGLASFYNPNSPRALAVEGILDSISAGILVYMALVDLIAADFLSKKMRCNFRLQVVSYFALFLGALLMSSLAIWA; encoded by the exons ATGTTGGCGGTAGATTTCATGTTTTATCAG TTTGTCTCCGAATCCATGGCTACAACGAATTGTGGCGATACAAAAAAATCCGAAGATTGCCGAGACGACTCAGAAGCTTTGGTTCTTAAGATGATTGCTATTGCCGCAATCCTCACCGCCGGTATTATTGGTGTCGCAACTCCTCTCGTTGGAAAGAATCGTAAATTCCTACGCACAAATGGGGAATTATTCGTCGTCGCAAAGGCTTTAGCAGCGGGAGTAATTCTGGCGACCGGTTTCGTTCACATGCTTCCCGACGGTGCGTCTGCGCTTTCCGATCCCTGCCTGCCTAAAAATCCATGGTCGAAATTCCCCTTCGCAGGGTTCATCGCCATGATTGCTTCGCTGATCACGCTTATGTTCGATTTCGTTGCAACTCAGTTTTACGAAAGGAAACAGGAGAAGGAGAACACAGAAGCGATCGATGAAATCGGGGGGGACGGATCGTTGGACACGATTTCTGATTTTGGAATCGTTCCGGTGACGGAGAAGGAGACGGATGGGACGAAAGTGttgggagaagaggaaggaggagggatGCACATCGTTGGGATCCACGCACACGCGGCGCATCATAGGCATAGCCACTCGCATGATCAACACGTGGAAGGGGAGGCCTCGCACGTGCACTCTCATTCGCACGGGTTCGGAGACGGTGACGAGGAAGAAAGTGGTGCTAGGCACGTCGTCGTCTCACAG ATACTGGAATTTGGAATAGTGTCACACTCGGTGATAATAGGGCTATCGCTGGGCGTGTCGCAGAGCCCATGCACCATAAGACCACTGGTTGCGGCGCTGTCATTCCATCAGTTCTTCGAAGGGTTTGCACTCGGAGGTTGCATCTCCCAGGCGCAGTTCAATACGCTGTCCTCGACACTGATGGCTTGCTTCTTCGCTATCACAACCCCTGCAGGGATAGGGTTGGGGACGGGTCTGGCTTCATTCTACAATCCAAACAGCCCAAGGGCGCTTGCAGTGGAAGGTATATTGGACTCCATCTCTGCAGGGATCCTCGTCTACATGGCTTTGGTCGACCTCATTGCTGCTGATTTCCTTAGCAAGAAGATGAGATGCAACTTCCGTCTCCAAGTAGTCTCCTATTTTGCTCTCTTCCTCGGCGCTTTATTGATGTCTTCTCTTGCCATCTGGGCTTAA